The genomic window GGGACACCTGCCACTACTGCACCTTCGTGACCGTGCCCGGCAAATTGCGCCGGGAAGGCCACGGCATGTACCTCTCGCCGGACGAGGTGCTGGACATCGCCCGGCGCGGCGCCGAAATGGGCTGCAAAGAAGCGCTGTTCACGCTCGGGGACCGCCCGGAGGACCGCTGGCCCGAGGCGCGGGAGTGGCTGGACGCGCACGGCTACGACGACACCCTCGCGTATGTGCGCGCGATGTCGATCCGGGTGCTGGAGGAGACCGGGCTGCTGCCGCACCTCAACCCCGGGGTGCTGTCGTGGACGGATCTGCAGCGGCTCAAGCCGGTGGCGCCGTCCATGGGCATGATGCTGGAGACGACGGCGACCCGGCTGTGGTCGGAGCGCGGCGGCCCGCACTTCGGTTCGCCGGACAAGGAGCCCGCGGTACGGCTGCGGGTCCTGGAGGACGCCGGCCGCTCCAACGTGCCGTTCACCACCGGCGTCCTGATCGGCATCGGGGAGACCTACGAGGAGCGAGCCGACGCGCTGTTCGCGATCCGCCGCACCGCCCGCCGCTACCACGGCGTCCAGGAAGTGATCGTCCAGAACTTCCGCGCCAAGCCGGACACCGCGATGCGCGGCATGCCCGACGCGGAGCTGGAGGAGTTGGCCGCGGCCATCGCGGTGGCCAGGGTGGTGCTCGGCCCCTCGGCCCGTATCCAGGCGCCGCCGAATCTGGTGGACGGCGAGTACGCCCGCTTCATCGAGGCCGGGATCGACGACTGGGGCGGTGTCTCGCCGCTGACGCCGGACCACGTCAACCCCGAGCGCCCGTGGCCGCAGATCGACGACCTGGCGGCCCGCACCGCCGACGCGGGCTTCGCGCTGCGGGAACGGCTGACCATCTACCCGGAGTTCGTGCTGCGCGGCGAGCCCTGGCTCGACCCGCGCCTGGTCCCGCACGTCCGGGCGCTGGCCGACCCCGAGACGGGCCTCGCCCGCGAGGACGCCGTGGTGACGGGCCGGCCGTGGCAGGAGCCCGACGAGGCCTTCCCGGCGGCCGGCGGGCGTACGGACCTGCACCGCACGATCGACACCGAGGGCCGTACGTCCGACCGCAGGGACGACTTCGACGACGTCTACGGCGACTGGGAGGAGCTGCGCGAGCAGGCGGCGCCCGGCATGGTGCCCGACCGGGTGGACGCCGACGTCCGCAAGGCGCTGTCCACCGCGGCGGACGACCCGACGAGGCTCACCGACGCCGAGGCGCTGGCGCTGCTGCACGCCGACGGCCCGGCGCTGGACGCGCTGTGCCGCATCGCGGACGACCTGCGGCGCGATGTCGTCGGCGACGAGGTCACGTACATCGTGACGCGGAACATCAACTTCACCAACGTCTGCTACACCGGCTGCCGTTTCTGCGCCTTCGCGCAGCGCCGCACCGACGCCGACGCGTACACGCTCTCCCTGGACCAGGTCGCCGACCGGGTCGAGCAGGCGTGGGAGGTCGGTGCGACCGAGGTGTGCATGCAGGGGGGTATCCACCCGGACCTGCCGGGCACGGCGTACTTCGACATCGCGCGGGCGGTCAAGGCCCGTGTCCCCGGCATGCACATGCACGCCTTCTCGCCGATGGAGGTCGTCAACGGCGCCACCCGCACCGGGATGTCGATCCGCGACTGGCTGATCGCCGCCAAGGAGGCGGGCCTGGACTCGATCCCCGGCACCGCGGCGGAGATCCTCGACGACGAGGTGCGCTGGGTCCTGACCAAGGGCAAGCTGCCCACCGCCACCTGGGTCGAGGTGGTCAGCACCGCTCACGAGCTGGGCATCCGCTCCTCGTCCACCATGATGTACGGCCATGTGGACCAGCCCCACCACTGGCTCGGCCACCTGCGGCTGCTCGCCGAGATCCAGCAGCGCACCGGCGGTTTCACCGAGTTCGTGACGCTGCCCTTCATCCACACCAACGCGCCCGTCTACCTCGCGGGCATCGCCCGCCCCGGCCCGACCGCCCGCGACAACCGCGCCGTGACCGCGATGGCCCGGCTGCTGCTGCACCCGCACATCACCAACATCCAGACCAGCTGGGTGAAGTTGGGCGCGGACGGCGCGGCGGACATGCTCCGCTCGGGGGCGAACGACCTCGGCGGCACGCTGATGGAGGAGACCATCTCCCGTATGGCGGGCTCCAGCTACGGCTCCTACCGGTCGATCCGCGACCTGGTCGCCATCGCCGATGCCGCGGGCCGCCCCTCCCGGCAGCGCACCACCCTCTACGGCGAGGTCCCCGCCGAGCGCGTCGCCGCCGGCCTGTGCTCCGACGGCCACCTCCCCGAACTGCTCCCCCTGCTGGGCGAATAACCCCTCTGCGGGGAGCACCCCGGGCCACGCGGAACTGCGCCCCGGGGCACGGGCGCGCGGGAAGTGCGCGCCCAGCCGCATCACCGCGGCAGCAAAGCGCCCACTGCGGGTGGCAGCCGCCAGAAGAGGGGCCCGCACCGTCTCCGCGGCCCAGCGGCCGGCGCGGTCGTATGAATGCGCGCCGCAGGCGAGTCTTCACGGCCGCGTCGTTCCGTGTTCGCGTCCGGGCGCCGGGGGAGTGATGTAGTCGGGTCGTATGAATACCCGAGAGGCGGAGGGGACATGAGGCGACGTCAGGCAGGCATGTGCGCGGCAGCGCTGCTCGCGGCGGTGGTGGCCGGGACGGTCGGCGGCGCCGGCAGCGCGCAGGCGGCCGCGGGACCGGTGACGTACGGTCAGGAAGAGCGGCTGGCGCACGGCGTGGACTACCAGGACTTCACCGTGCAGGCGGTGCAAGGCACCGTCCACGGCCACCTGCTGACCATGGACCTGAGTGACCGGCACGTGCGAGTCGACCTGTTGACGCCGGGCGCGGTGGCCGCCCGTGCGGCGGTCTCGCAACTGGCCGACACCCGGCACGCGGTCGCCGCCGTGAACGGCGACTTCTTCAACATCGACGAGACCCAGCACCCCGGCGTCACCCCCACCGGCTCCTCCGTCGGCCCGGAGATCGGCTCGGGCCGCCAGCTGAAGGCGGCCGTGCCGAACGCCCAGCGGTTCGGTCCCGGACTGCCGTCCGGCGAGACGACCCAGGACGTGCTGGGCGTCGGCGTCGACCGCAGGGCGCGGCTGGACACGCTGACCCTGCACGGCCAGGTGCGGACGGCACAGGGCACGTACCCGCTGGGCGGCTTCAACCAGTACGCGCTGCCGGTCGGCGGCATCGGCGCGTACACCGCGGACTGGGGCGCGACCTCGCGCGGCCGGGCCGTCTGCGGCAGCGACACCTCGCGCGCGGCCGGCTGCAGCACCGACACCTACGAGGTCGCCGTCCGTGCCGGCCGCGTCGTCTCGGTGGCGGACACCCCCGGTGCCGGCGACGTCCCGCGCGGCACCACCGTCCTGCTCGGCCGGGACGCCGGCGCCGACACCCTGCGTACGCTGCGGCCGGGCGACCGCGTACGGGTCGACGAGCACCTGGCGCCCTCGGCGACCCGCGTCCCCTACGCCTTCGCGATCGGCGGCTTCCCTGTGCTGCGGGCCGGCGCCCCGCTCGCGGGCCTCGACGACAAGGTCGCCGCGACCAGGACCGCGGCCGGCTTCGGCGACCACGGCCGGACGCTGCGGCTGCTGGCCCTGGACGGCAGCGCCGAGTCCAACGCCGGCCTGACCATCGCCGAACTGGCCACCGTGATGCGGGAGCTGGGCTGCGACAACGCCGTCAACCTGGACGGCGGCGGCTCCACGACGCTGGTCGCCCGCGACCCGGGCGCCGCCGCGGTGACCGTGCGCAGCCACCCGGCGGCCGGCGTCGAGCGGCCGGTCGCCAACGGGATCGGCGTTCTCGCCACCCGCTGAGGCGGCGCTGAGCGCCGGAGCGCGCGCCGGGGAGATATCCCGCCATCTCCCCGGACGTGCTCCTTCCGGGACAACCCTCACCTACCCCGTGCACCCCTTCCGCTCCTGGCCACGTCGGCTATCGTGCAGGCGCAGAACGGGTTCGGATCGGGGGAAGATCGAAGGGGACCGCTTTGACCGCTGTCTGGGGACGCGCGCAGCAGCAGGACTTCCGCAGCCGCGTCCGTGGCTGTCTGCTCGGCGGGGCGATCGGCGACGCGCTCGGCGCGGGGATCGAATTCGAGTCCTTCGAAGCCATCCAGGGCAACCACGGACCCGACGGGGTCACCGACTTCGTCACCGCCTACGGGCGGCGCGGCGCGGTCACCGACGACACGCAGATGACGCTGTTCACCGTCGAGGGCCTGATACGCGCGCAGGTGCGCCGGGACACCGGCGCCTGGCACCCGCCCACCGACATACATCGCGCGTATCGCCGCTGGGCGGCCACCCAGAGCGAGTGGGGGCCCGACGAGCGGCGCAAGGACGCCGGCTGGCTCGCCCGCGAGGAGTGGCTCTACGCGCGCAGGGCGCCGGGCAACGCCTGTCTGAGCGGGCTGTCCGACGACCGGATGGGCACGCTGGAGGAGCCGAAGAACCCCGGTTCCAAAGGGTGCGGCACGGTGATGCGCTCCGCGCCGTTCGGTCTGCTGGTCGGCTGGGAGCCGCAACTGGTCTTCCAGCTCGCGGTGGAGTGCGCGGCGCAGACCCACGGCCACCCCACCGGGCAGCTGGCCGCGGGCGCGTTCGCCGTCATCATCCACGGGCTCGCCCGCGGCGAGGCGCTCGACGGCTCCGTCCAGCACGCCCTGGCCCTGCTCGGCGCGCGTCCCGGCCACCAGGAGACCACCGACGCGCTGCAGAGCGCGCTGGGCGCCGTGCGGCAGGGGATGCCGTCGCCGCAGCGCGTCGAGGCGCTGGGGGAGGGCTGGACGGCGGAGGAGTCGCTGGCGATCGGCGTCTACTGCGCCCTGGTCGCCGAGGACGTCCGGCACGGGCTGCTGCTCGCCGTGAACCACTCCGGCGACAGCGACTCCACCGGGTCGATCTGCGGGAATCTGCTGGGCGTCCAGCACGGGGAGACGGCGCTGCCGCCGGCCTGGATCGCGGAGCTCGAAGGCCGGGCCACGATTCTCCAGCTCGCGGACGACTTCGCCATGGAGATGACGCAGGCGCCCGCGCTGCACGGCCCCTCAGGCGCCAGCCCGGCCTGGCTCGACCGCTACCCGGCGGCGTGACCCCGGTTGCCCCAGCCCCCGCCGGCGGGCGGTCCGGGGAAGGTCCCGGCGGGGGCTGGGCGAGCGGGGCGGACGGCGCGCAGGCAGGGGCGGCCGCCCGCCGGCCGGACTACTCGGTGGCCGCGGTCGGCCGCAGGACGTCGTCCCCGGCCTCCGAGGGTTCGGGCAGTGCCACTGCCGCCGCCCCTCCGTCGTCGGAGTTGATCTTCGCGAGCAGCGCGTCCCGCTCCGGGGTGTCCTCCGGCTTGATCCACCCGACGACGACGTAGAGCACCAGCGAGACCGCGAGCGGCAGCGAGATCTGGTACTCGAGGTTGACCCCGCCGGACACGGCGTCGTTGATCGGGTAGTTGAGCAGGTAGAAGGCGAAGAGGCCCAGCGCCCAGCTGGTGAGCGCCGCGGTGGGTCCCGAGCGGCGGAAGCGGGGCAGCAGGCCCAGCATGAAGGGGATCGCGATCGGGCCCATGAGCCCGGCGACCCACTTGATCACCACCGTGATGATGTCCTTGAACGTCGCCGAGTTGACCTGCGTGGCCACCGCCATGGACAGGCCGAGGAAGGCCAGCGTGGTGACGCGGGCCGCGACGAGCCCGACGCGGGTGGTCCACTCGCGGGCCTGCCGCGAGAAGGCGGGCGCGATGTCACGGGTGACGACGGCCGAGATGGCGTTGGCGTCGGAGGAGCACATGGCCATGGTGTGGGAGAAGAAGCCGACCACGACCAGGCCGAGCAGCCCGTGCGGCAGCAGCTGTTCGGTGAGCAGCGCGTAGGAGTCCGAGCCGTCGGGCTTCTTGGCGTGCACCAGCAGCGGGGAGATCCACATCGGGAAGAACAGCAGGACCGGCCAGACGAACCACAGCGCCGAGGAGAGCATGGCGCTGCGGGTGGCCTCCTTGGCGGAACCCGTGGCCATGTACCGCTGGGCCTGGTTCCACATGCCGCCGTTGTACTCGAAGGTCTTGATGAAGAGGTAGGCGAGCAGGAAGACGGTGGTGTACGGGCCTGCGGTGGGGTGGCCGTGGTGCCGGAGGGCCGGTTCGTCCCAGACCTTCCAGATGCCGCTGACGCCGCCGATCTTGTTCAGCGCGGCGACCAGCATCGCCAGACCGGCCACCAGCTGGATGGCGAACTGGCCCAACTCGGTGAGCGCGTCGGCCCACAGCCCGCCGACCGTGCAGTAGACCGCGGTGATCGCGCCGGTGATGACGATGCCCTGGGTGATGGTCACCCCGGTGAAGACCGACAGCAGGGTGGCGATGGCCGCCCACTTGGCCCCGACGTCGACGATCTTCAGCAGCACGCCGGACCAGGCCAGCGCCTGCTGGGTGGTCAGGTTGTAGCGGTTCTTGAGGTATTCGAGCGGCGAGGAGACATGCAGCCGGGAGCGGACCCGGTTCAGCCGCGGCGCGAAGAGCTTGGCGCCGATGGCGATCCCGATGGCGATGGGCAGCGCCCAGGTGACGTACGAGGTGATGCCGTACTGGTAGGAGATGCCGGCGTAACCGGTGAACATCACCGCGCTGTAGCCCGACATGTGGTGCGAGATGCCGGACAGCCACCACGGCATCCTGCCACCCGCGGTGAAGTAGTCGCTGACGGTGTCGACGCGTCTGTGCGACCACACGCCGATCGCGACCATAACGCCGAAGTAGGCGATGAGCACGGTCCAGTCGAGACTGTTCATTGTCCCCTCCAGGGGATCCGCCTTGTGAACGGGACGCACTTCGCTGTGGCGTTCGTCCGGGCGGGTCGCCCCCGTGCGGGAGTGGGGACTTCCGGGATTGAACCGCCGGCTCGGAGGCCGGTCAAGGGTTCTGGCGTTCAAGAGTCTGAATTCAGATCAGAAAGCCGAACGATTTTGCTCGCTCTTTACTTCCTTTGGCATTGTCATGACCCGGACCGCGAACCCACGATGAGCGGGCACTTCGCTGGGCGCGGCACCGTACGACGCCTGCCCGCAAGGACGCCTGCCCGCAGGCGGGCACGACGCAGCGCCGTACGGGAGCGGGTCCCGTACGGCACGGAAAGGGGTCGGGAGAAGGCGCTGGCGGACCGTCAGCCGAAGGCCAGTGCCAGGCGGCGCAGCCCCTCGGTGATCTCCTCGGGCGTGTGCGTCGTGAACGACATCCGGAGCGACGCCAGGTCAGGCGCGGCGGCATAGAAGGGAGCGCCAGGTACGTAGGCGACATCATGCGCGATCGCGTTACGCAGCAGCGCGGTGGCGTCCTGGCCCGCCGGCAGCCGCACCCAGACGAACATCCCGCCCTCCGGACGGTTCCAGGTACTGCCGGCCGGCAGCGCCGTGGGCAGCCCCGCGAGCAGCGCGTCGCGGCGGGCCCGATAGGCCGTACGCACCCGGCCCAGATGCGCGTCCAGGTCGTTGTCCGCCAGGTAGCGGGCGGCAGCGGCCTGATCCACCGTCGAGGTGTGCAGATCCGCCGCCTGCTTGGCGATCACGCAGGGCCGCAGCAGCGCGTCGGGCGCCCGCAGCCAGCCGAGCCGCATCCCGGGCGCCATCACCTTGGAGAAACTGCCCAGCAGCACCGTACGGTCGGCGGCGTCCTCGTAGGAGGTGATCCACGGCTGCTGGCCGCCCTCGAAGCGCAGTTCGCCGTACGGGTCGTCCTCGGCGATCCACAGCCCGTGCCGCCCGGCCACCCGGGCGACCGCGCGGCGGCGCTCGGCGGGCAGCGTGCGGCCGGTCGGGTTCTGGAAGTCCGGGATCAGGTAGAGCAGCTTCGGCCGCTCGCGCAGCACCAGTTCCTCCAGCGCGTCCGGCAGCACCCCGTCGTCGTCGGTCGGCACCGGCACCACCCGGGCGCCCGCGAAGCCGAAGCACTGAAGCGCGGCCAGATACGTCGGATTCTCCACCAGCACCACATCGCCCGGCTCCAGCAGGACGGTCGCCAGCAGCGCCAGGCCCTGCTGCGAACCGCCCGTCACCAGCAGGCCGTCCGCGCCGGTGGCCAGCCCCCGCCGGGTCAGCCGGGCGGCCACCGCGGCCCGCAGTGCCGGATCGCCCTCGGTGGTCGAGTACTGCAGCACCGTGCCGGCCCGCTCGGCGAGCACCCGGTCGTACGCCGCCCCGATGCCGTCGGCGTCGAAGAGTTCGGGGGCCGGCAGCCCGCCGGCGAACGAGATCACCTCGGGCCGGGCGGTCAGCGCCAGGATCTCCCGTACCGGCGAGGCGCCGGTCTCCCGCGCGCGGGCGGCGAGTGCGGGCAGAGCCGTGGCTGCGGCGGTCGTCGTCATGTGCGGCAGCCTACGAACATTCGATGTACTGTCCAGACACTTTTCAGCATCCGGCCGACGATCGTGCCCCGGGGCCGGGGCACGGGGGCGGGCACGTGCCCCGGCCCTGGACAGCAGCGAGCCCCCTCGGCCAGGACGGCGGCCGGTCGAGAGGGCCTTTGCGGTCGTGCTGTGCGGTTGTGCTGCTGGTACTGCGGTCGGTACCGGCGGGTGCCGGAGGATCAGCGCAGGTCGTACGTACCGTGGTCGACGTCGGTGACGAAGGCCGACCACGCCTGGGGGGAAAAGGTGAGGACCGGACCCTGCGGGTCCTTGGAGTCACGGACCACCACGGCTGCGACGGCCGGGGACTTCACTTCTACACAGGCACCGTTTCCGGTGGACCGCGAGGACTTCCGCCACGCGGGGGTGCTGCCCAGCTTGATTGCCATCTCTGCTCCGGTCTGTGCTGGTGACGGCGGCGGGGTGTACTCCGCAATTGCATCGAGCATGGAGATGTGGTGTACACCACTGCCTGACTGCGCTCGACGCTACTCGCCAACATCACCTACCGGGTGGGGCCTTCACCCACCAGGTGGCATATTCCTTGCAACGCTTGCCAGTTGGCCGGGCGGTAGAGTATTTTGACCGCCTTCACCCGAGGCGTCCCCGTCTGCCGCCCCGCCGGAACCGGTGCGGCCGGCTCAGGCGAAGCGCTGGACGGCCTCGCCGATGAACTGCCGGGTCGCCTCCGCGCTCAGCGCCTGCGCCCTCAGATGCTCGTACATCACGCTGTACGCCTGCACATCGGTGTCCTTCTCCAGATACAGGTCGCTGGTGACGCCCTCCAGGTAGACCACCGTCGCGTCGGTGGCGTCGGTGAACTCCAGCACCGCGAACTGCCCGCTCAGGCCCGGGTGCGCGCCCGCCTCGAACGGCAGCACCTGGACGGTGACATGCGGCAGGTGGCTCAACTCCACCAGGTGCTCCAGCTGTTCACGCATGATCTGCGCGTCGCCGACCTTGCGGCACAGCGCCGCCTCGTCCACCACCGCCCACATCCGCAGCGGCCCGTCGGGATCGGTGATCCGCTCCTGGCGGCGCATCCGCACGTTGACCCGCTTGTCGACCTGCTCGGCCGTCGCCTCCGGCAGATTGCCCGCGATCATCGCCGACGCGTACCCCGGGGTCTGCAACAGGCCAGGCACCACCTGGGGTTCGAAGACCCGCAGGCTCGCCGCCTCGGTCTCAAGACCGATGTAGACGCTGTAGGGGATGTCGCCGAAGGCGTGCCACCAGCCCTGCTGGCGGGACTCCTTGGCCATCTGCATCAGGGATTCGACGATGCGGACGTCCTCGACGCCGTACACCCCGCACAGGTCACGGACATCGCGCTGGCTGATGCTGCGCCGCCCGTTCTCCAGGCGGCTGATCTTCGACTGGGACACCAGGAGCCGGGCCGCGACCTCCTCGGCCGTCATCCCCTTCTCCTCACGGAGCTTGCGCAGCTCCGACCCCAGACGGCGGCGCCTGACGGTGGGGTTGACGTTGGCGACCACAGGAACTGCACCTCCACGATGATCCGTACTGATGGTCAGCAGCCTGCCACTAGCGGTCATCACCGCGCTGGCGAATGGTCGTAACAAACTTGCCCGGTGCGTACGCCGGGGCGCACGGGGCGCGTGAGCCGCCGCTGGGGACTCCGTTTGCGGCGCAACGGAGCCCGGGGCGGAAAAACGTGCCGCGCGGGGCGCCGGGCCCCGGACATCGGTCCGGCGCCCGTCACCCCGCGCGGCACAGCGGCTCCCGGAGGGGATCTCACTGCGGACGGACCTGACTCCGCGATGCCCTGTCCCTGCCGACGGGCACCGCAGCCCGCCCTGCGTCGTTGCGGGTTGCGTTACGTGGTGCGCGTTGCTCGTTGGTGCCGGTACCGCCGGCACGGTTCGTACGGGGGTGCTGCTCGCATCATGCTGTTCTGATGTTCAGCTGTTCGGATACTGCCGTGTGCTCGACGTACTGGACGTACTCGGACGCGCTGGACCTCAGCGGGCGCCGGCCCTGACCATCGTGCCGTGTGCCACCGCTCGCTGAGCCTGGGCGGGTGGGCGCTTCGGCTGCGCGGCCACGCCGTTCTGCACGTCCATCACGGCGTGCGCGACGAGCCCGCCCATCGGGTCGTACCTGATCAGGTCCCGCAGGCGCGATCGGGACGACCGGCCCTCGTTGCCCGGGTACAGATGCTTGCCGAGCCCCACGGAGTGGGCGAGTGCGGCGAGCGCCGCGGTCCGCGGGTCCGGCGGTACGCCGGTGCGGATCGCACTGTCCAGCCGGGACCTGATCTCCCGGCTGACCGCGCTGTCGGTCGCCTGATACCGAGTGGTCGGCAGCACCCCGCACATCTGACCCGGGACGGCATGCACCATGCCGCACCGCTCCAGGTGCGCGAGATACGTCTGGCGCAGCCCCAGCCGGGGCCCGCCGATCCAGTGGACCGCCCGCACCGGGCTGCCGCGACGGCGCAGCAGTTCCAGCGCGGAGTCCAGAGTCGGATCTCCGGTCGGCCGTGGATGCACCACGGCGATACGATCCCCGTCAGGGGCTATCCGTCCGGCCAGAGCCAGCTCGACGAGCTGTGCTCCGGCGAGGCCGAGGTCGAGTGATTGCGGCTGCGCCGTGGTCCCGGTCGTCGGGTCCAGGGCGAGCAGCAACAGCTCTTCCGGAATTGTTCTGCGGCTCTTGCCCATCCATGCCTCCCCGCGTGGATGAATGACAGGGTGACGCCTCTCACACCGGCCTGTCGAGAGCGCCTTCTCCATATCGGCGGGAACCGACTGGTATGTCGTTCTCGTCTACGGGGGCGGCGGTGGTGTCGCTGACGGGCTGCGGTCCTGTCGCGGGACTATGGCGAATGAGGGTCAGGACGGGCAGGGGCGTCATCGGGCGCCCCGAACGATGTGTGGAGGAGGTCTGCGTGGCGGGCGAGTCCCCCGGCAGGGAGCAGCAGCACAGGACGTCGGGGGAGGTGGCCGACACACCGGCCGCGGATCCGAGACTGGTGGTGTTCCGGACGTCTGTTGAGGCACGTGAGGCGGCTGTGGTGGACGCCTCGCCCGTCCGGCACGAGGGCCCGCCTGTGGGCGGCGTCCGGCCGGACGACCCGGAACCGGTCGATCTGCCGGGCTCCGGCGCCCGTTCGCGCACCGCCGTCGCATCCACCGAAAGTACCGCCGAGGATACGCCGGGTGACGTCGCGGTCGTGGACGGGACCCCCGGTGCGGCGACGCCGGCCGCCCCGCCGACCCCGGGTGACCCGGCGGCGGAGCCCCGGAAAACGGAACCGAATCGTGATCCGGTGGCTGGGGCCGAGGGTGTGGATGGGGCTGATGGTGCGACTGAGGTGAGTGAACTCTCAACTCAGGAGGCGGACGCCGAGGAGGAATCCGCGCCGGACGACACCCCGGAGGGCCCCGCCGCCGACGCGCCCGAGGACGCCCCGGGGCGTACTCCGGTGGCCGAAGCGGGCGCCCGTACGGCGGGCGACCGGGCGGGTGAAGTCTCCGCTCCGGCGTCCGGGGCCGGGCAGGAGCCCGGGAACGCGGCGCCGGCCGCTCCGGCGGACGCACCCGGGGACGCTCCGGCCGCTACGGAGGCCGCACCCGCCCAGGCTCCGGCCGCTACGGAGGCCGCAGCGGAAGCGGAATCCGCCGCCGGGTCCGGGAAGGCGCCCGGGAAGGCCCCCGAGGACACCCCCCAGGAGGCGCCGGACGCAGGACTTGAGGACACCGGGGTGCACCGGGCGGCGGTACGCAAGTCGCTGCTGCGGCCCCTGATCTCCGATCTCCCGGCCGAACGGCCCGTCGGACGCACCGGACGCCCGGCGGCCGGCGCCACGCCCGCCTGGGCGGCTTCCACGGCCTCCGGGACGCCGGCCGGCACCGACGCAGGACCCGACGCGGAACGGGGCGAGGCCGTCGGCCCCGACGGCACGCGGGCCATGCCGGTGCCGCAGGTGCTCCCGGCCGGCTCCGGCAGCACCGGGGCCACCCCGCTCAAGCTGCTCGCCCAGCTCACCAACACCCCGCCCCCCAAGCAGACCGCGCTGCGCACCGTGGCGCGGCGGTTCAAGATCTGGACCCCGCTGGTCGTCCTGCTCGCGGTGATCTTCGTCGTCGTCCAGGCCGTACGCCCGCTGCCCGCCACCAGCCTCCAGCTGACCACCACGTCCTCGTACGCCTTCGCCGGCGCCCCGCTGCCCGGCGTGATGCCGTGGCCGGGCGAGGGGCAGTCGGTCGCCGAGGTCGAGGGCCTCGGCTCGCTCGGCGTGCACGGCGCCCAGAACCCGGTGCCGATCGCCAGCCTCACCAAGGTGATGACCGCCTACGTGGTCCTGCGCGACCACCCGCTCACCGGCAAGCAGAACGGCCCGCAGATCACCGTCGACAAGCAGGCGGCGAACGAGTCCTCGTCCACCGAGGAGTCCACCGCGCATGTGACGACCGGCCAGAAGTTCACCGAGCGCCAGATGCTGCAACTGCTGCTGGTCCCTTCGGGCAACAACATCGCCCGGCTGCTCGCCCGCTGGGACGCCGGCACGCAGGAGGCATTCGTCACCAAGATGACGTCGGCGGCCGGCTCGCTGGGCATGACCCACACCACGTACACCGGCGCCAGCGGCTTCGAGGAGACCACCGTCAGCACCGCCGTCGACCAGCTCAAGCTGGCCCGCGAGGTGATGAAGAACGAGGTCTTCCGCTCGGTCGTCGCGCTCCCCAACGTCGCCGTCCCCGGCGTCGGCAAGATCTACAACAACAACAACGACCTGGTGAACCCCGGCGTCGTCGGCATCAAGACCGGATCGAGCACGCCGGCCGGCGGCGCCCTGATGTGGGCGGCGAACAAGAAGGCCGGCGGCAAGGAGCAGTTGATCCTCGGCGTCGTCCTCCAGCAGCACGGCGGCACCACCGTCAACGACAGCCTGCAGACGGCCCTCGACCGCAGCCAGAAGCTCATCGCGTCCGTGCAGGGCGGACTGACGTCCGCGACGGTCGTCACGAAGGGCGCGGTCGTGGGCGAGGTGCACGACGGGCTCGGCGGTTCGACGCCGGTCGTCGCCGGCGCCGACCTCACCGCGGCGGGCTGGCCGGG from Streptomyces sp. NBC_01198 includes these protein-coding regions:
- a CDS encoding sodium:solute symporter family protein; this translates as MNSLDWTVLIAYFGVMVAIGVWSHRRVDTVSDYFTAGGRMPWWLSGISHHMSGYSAVMFTGYAGISYQYGITSYVTWALPIAIGIAIGAKLFAPRLNRVRSRLHVSSPLEYLKNRYNLTTQQALAWSGVLLKIVDVGAKWAAIATLLSVFTGVTITQGIVITGAITAVYCTVGGLWADALTELGQFAIQLVAGLAMLVAALNKIGGVSGIWKVWDEPALRHHGHPTAGPYTTVFLLAYLFIKTFEYNGGMWNQAQRYMATGSAKEATRSAMLSSALWFVWPVLLFFPMWISPLLVHAKKPDGSDSYALLTEQLLPHGLLGLVVVGFFSHTMAMCSSDANAISAVVTRDIAPAFSRQAREWTTRVGLVAARVTTLAFLGLSMAVATQVNSATFKDIITVVIKWVAGLMGPIAIPFMLGLLPRFRRSGPTAALTSWALGLFAFYLLNYPINDAVSGGVNLEYQISLPLAVSLVLYVVVGWIKPEDTPERDALLAKINSDDGGAAAVALPEPSEAGDDVLRPTAATE
- a CDS encoding ADP-ribosylglycohydrolase family protein — its product is MTAVWGRAQQQDFRSRVRGCLLGGAIGDALGAGIEFESFEAIQGNHGPDGVTDFVTAYGRRGAVTDDTQMTLFTVEGLIRAQVRRDTGAWHPPTDIHRAYRRWAATQSEWGPDERRKDAGWLAREEWLYARRAPGNACLSGLSDDRMGTLEEPKNPGSKGCGTVMRSAPFGLLVGWEPQLVFQLAVECAAQTHGHPTGQLAAGAFAVIIHGLARGEALDGSVQHALALLGARPGHQETTDALQSALGAVRQGMPSPQRVEALGEGWTAEESLAIGVYCALVAEDVRHGLLLAVNHSGDSDSTGSICGNLLGVQHGETALPPAWIAELEGRATILQLADDFAMEMTQAPALHGPSGASPAWLDRYPAA
- a CDS encoding bifunctional FO biosynthesis protein CofGH, translated to MTSPLPTENAMRRALHRAAEGVALDTGEAAVLLQARGGDLERLAATAARVRDAGLEAAGRPGVITYSRKVFIPLTRLCRDTCHYCTFVTVPGKLRREGHGMYLSPDEVLDIARRGAEMGCKEALFTLGDRPEDRWPEAREWLDAHGYDDTLAYVRAMSIRVLEETGLLPHLNPGVLSWTDLQRLKPVAPSMGMMLETTATRLWSERGGPHFGSPDKEPAVRLRVLEDAGRSNVPFTTGVLIGIGETYEERADALFAIRRTARRYHGVQEVIVQNFRAKPDTAMRGMPDAELEELAAAIAVARVVLGPSARIQAPPNLVDGEYARFIEAGIDDWGGVSPLTPDHVNPERPWPQIDDLAARTADAGFALRERLTIYPEFVLRGEPWLDPRLVPHVRALADPETGLAREDAVVTGRPWQEPDEAFPAAGGRTDLHRTIDTEGRTSDRRDDFDDVYGDWEELREQAAPGMVPDRVDADVRKALSTAADDPTRLTDAEALALLHADGPALDALCRIADDLRRDVVGDEVTYIVTRNINFTNVCYTGCRFCAFAQRRTDADAYTLSLDQVADRVEQAWEVGATEVCMQGGIHPDLPGTAYFDIARAVKARVPGMHMHAFSPMEVVNGATRTGMSIRDWLIAAKEAGLDSIPGTAAEILDDEVRWVLTKGKLPTATWVEVVSTAHELGIRSSSTMMYGHVDQPHHWLGHLRLLAEIQQRTGGFTEFVTLPFIHTNAPVYLAGIARPGPTARDNRAVTAMARLLLHPHITNIQTSWVKLGADGAADMLRSGANDLGGTLMEETISRMAGSSYGSYRSIRDLVAIADAAGRPSRQRTTLYGEVPAERVAAGLCSDGHLPELLPLLGE
- a CDS encoding phosphodiester glycosidase family protein, producing the protein MRRRQAGMCAAALLAAVVAGTVGGAGSAQAAAGPVTYGQEERLAHGVDYQDFTVQAVQGTVHGHLLTMDLSDRHVRVDLLTPGAVAARAAVSQLADTRHAVAAVNGDFFNIDETQHPGVTPTGSSVGPEIGSGRQLKAAVPNAQRFGPGLPSGETTQDVLGVGVDRRARLDTLTLHGQVRTAQGTYPLGGFNQYALPVGGIGAYTADWGATSRGRAVCGSDTSRAAGCSTDTYEVAVRAGRVVSVADTPGAGDVPRGTTVLLGRDAGADTLRTLRPGDRVRVDEHLAPSATRVPYAFAIGGFPVLRAGAPLAGLDDKVAATRTAAGFGDHGRTLRLLALDGSAESNAGLTIAELATVMRELGCDNAVNLDGGGSTTLVARDPGAAAVTVRSHPAAGVERPVANGIGVLATR